A portion of the Falco naumanni isolate bFalNau1 chromosome 9, bFalNau1.pat, whole genome shotgun sequence genome contains these proteins:
- the CUEDC2 gene encoding CUE domain-containing protein 2 isoform X1, with protein sequence MELERIIRDTLTCFIQSHIPAGDLSGMDDVFFSYITGVLEELGSPESSEETFDMDAFVEMMEAYIPGFAKIHSGDVCEMMFSLSERLGEARNKEKPGQKAVESRIEAPSEDLTKGQEPGAGACNGERLCTLTDGAGSQAGDDLKDGVDLLLEMFPACTMSQAEKALAMALGNLEEAVQLIVEEKVETGPAGASVKELTRPRRAPNHEELKQVILQKYMMVDSADDQKTHRPAPPKEVRAVPAHQEFECPLARRFKKTVCKSKEQWDRPKAGPLTEPASQQRGKFSLAKVLQGLSVPAIHD encoded by the exons ATGGAGCTTGAAAGAATCATTCGAGACACGCTGACTTGCTTCATCCAGTCCCACATCCCTGCAGGAGACCTCAG TGGGATGGatgatgttttcttctcttataTCACGGGTgtcctggaggagctgggctcACCAGAGTCCTCCGAGGAGACTTTTGATATGGACGCCTTTGTGGAAATGATGGAGGCGTATATCCCTGGTTTTGCAAAAATCCACAG TGGGGATGTTTGTGAAATGATGTTCTCCCTCTCAGAAAGGCTTGGTGAAGCTCGCAACAAAG AAAAACCTGGCCAAAAGGCTGTGGAAAGCAGGATTGAAGCACCCTCTGAAGACCTGACCAAGGGCCAGGAGCCTGGAGCTGGAGCCTGCAACGGGGAAAGGCTGTGCACACTAACAGACGGAGCCGGGTCCCAG GCAGGTGATGACTTGAAGGATGGGGTGGACCTGCTACTAGAGATGTTCCCAGCCTGTACCATGAGCCAGGCAGAGAAGGCACTCGCCATGGCCTTGGGGAACTTGGAGGAGGCAGTGCAGTTAATTGTGGAGGAGAAGGTGGAAACTGGCCCAGCAGGTGCGAGTGTGAAG GAACTGACACGGCCCCGTAGAGCACCCAACCATGAGGAACTAAAACAGGTTATCCTACAGAA ATACATGATGGTGGATAGCGCAGATGATCAGAAAACACATCGGCCAGCTCCACCCAAAGAGGTAAGAGCAGTCCCAGCTCACCAGGAGTTTGAATGTCCTTTGGCTagaaggtttaaaaaaacagtctGCAAGTCCAAAGAGCAATGGGACAGGCCAAAGGCAGGTCCATTGACAGAGCCTGCTAGTCAGCAGAGAGGGAAGTTTAGCTTAGCTAAGGTGCTGCAGGGTCTATCAGTTCCTGCCATTCATGACTAG
- the CUEDC2 gene encoding CUE domain-containing protein 2 isoform X2, whose product MELERIIRDTLTCFIQSHIPAGDLSGMDDVFFSYITGVLEELGSPESSEETFDMDAFVEMMEAYIPGFAKIHSGDVCEMMFSLSERLGEARNKEKPGQKAVESRIEAPSEDLTKGQEPGAGACNGERLCTLTDGAGSQAGDDLKDGVDLLLEMFPACTMSQAEKALAMALGNLEEAVQLIVEEKVETGPAGASVKELTRPRRAPNHEELKQVILQKYMMVDSADDQKTHRPAPPKEAPKKLIRYIDNQVVSTKGERYKDIKKPESEEMKRTYISLKPARKYKFH is encoded by the exons ATGGAGCTTGAAAGAATCATTCGAGACACGCTGACTTGCTTCATCCAGTCCCACATCCCTGCAGGAGACCTCAG TGGGATGGatgatgttttcttctcttataTCACGGGTgtcctggaggagctgggctcACCAGAGTCCTCCGAGGAGACTTTTGATATGGACGCCTTTGTGGAAATGATGGAGGCGTATATCCCTGGTTTTGCAAAAATCCACAG TGGGGATGTTTGTGAAATGATGTTCTCCCTCTCAGAAAGGCTTGGTGAAGCTCGCAACAAAG AAAAACCTGGCCAAAAGGCTGTGGAAAGCAGGATTGAAGCACCCTCTGAAGACCTGACCAAGGGCCAGGAGCCTGGAGCTGGAGCCTGCAACGGGGAAAGGCTGTGCACACTAACAGACGGAGCCGGGTCCCAG GCAGGTGATGACTTGAAGGATGGGGTGGACCTGCTACTAGAGATGTTCCCAGCCTGTACCATGAGCCAGGCAGAGAAGGCACTCGCCATGGCCTTGGGGAACTTGGAGGAGGCAGTGCAGTTAATTGTGGAGGAGAAGGTGGAAACTGGCCCAGCAGGTGCGAGTGTGAAG GAACTGACACGGCCCCGTAGAGCACCCAACCATGAGGAACTAAAACAGGTTATCCTACAGAA ATACATGATGGTGGATAGCGCAGATGATCAGAAAACACATCGGCCAGCTCCACCCAAAGAG GCTCCCAAGAAGTTGATCCGCTATATTGATAACCAGGTGGTGAGTACAAAGGGAGAGAGGTACAAAGACATCAAGAAGCCGGAGAGTGAGGAGATGAAGAGAACCTACATCAGCCTCAAACCAGCCAGGAAGTACAAGTTCCACTGA